The Amycolatopsis nigrescens CSC17Ta-90 genomic interval GGCCAGGCAGCTTCCGGACGCACACGTGGACGGGCTGGCCGTCGAGGTACGCCCGGTGATGTTCTCCGCCGGCACGGATATCTGAACGCGGCCATTCGCCCGTCGTGAGTGAAAACGGTTGCCCTGGCAACACTTTTCACTCACGACCGTTGACCTGCGGAAACGCCGGGAGCTAGGCGCGGTCGCGGGCCAGTGCGATCAGCCGGTCCAGGATGCGGCCGCCGTCCATCCGCAGGCCGTCGTGCTGGTACTCGTTGGTGACCCAGGTGCGCATGGACGGGATCAACCGCGCCGTCTCCTCGGAGAAGACGCGGTCGACGTAGGCGTCCTCGGTGTAGATCGCGGCGGCGCAGGGCACCGAGCAGTCCCGCAGCCGGGCGGGGTCGTAGAGCCGCGGCCACTCGTGCTCGGCGAGCAGTTCGGCGGCGGGGCCCAGCGGTGCCAGCTCCGGGTAGTCGGTGAACATCCAGGGGTACACGTGCTCCCCGGTGAACAGGGTGGCGTCCCCGGCGAACTCGGCGGGCAGCGTCCGCTCCGCGGACCAGCGGGTCGCACCGCCGTCGGCGTAGCTGGATTCGTGGACCACGGCGTACAACGGGTTGCGGCCGGAGAACGGCAGCGCTGCGGCGACGTCGTGGGCGAACGCCGGTGCGGACCAGTCGCGCTCCAGCAGGTAGTGCAGCCGCTCGGCGCCGTCGCTCATGCCGAGCACGTTGCCGAGCTGCCGGAACCGCCTGCCGCTGAGCTGCTCCCCGCCGGGCAGCCGCACCGTCCCGGCGGCCAGCCGTTCGTGCAGGTCCAGCACCCGCGCGTGATCGCCGGGATAGCGGCGGTAGTACCTGTGGTTGCGCTCCAGCATGGTCGCGTAGGTGGCCTGGTAGACCTCGTCGGGATGGCGGCCGACCGGGGGCAACCCGCCGGTGAAGAACGCTTCGCGAAGTCCTTGTGGCGCCGCGGAAAGGTAGTGCAGCGCGCAGAAACCGCCGAAGGACTGGCCGAGCACGCTCCATGGATCCGCGCCGAGCTCGGCCCGGATCCATTCGGCGTCCCGCACGATGGCGTCGGCCCGGAAGAAGGTCAGGTACCTCGCCTGCTCCGCCGGAGACATCCCGGGCAGCGCGCCGACCGGGGTCGATCGTCCGGTGCCGCGCTGGTCGAGCAGCAGCACCCGGTAGTCGCGCAGCGCCCGGTCGAGCCAGGGCGGGCTTGCCGACACCCGGGACGGCCGGGGCGACTCGTGCCCGGGGCCGCCCTGCAGGAACACCAGGAACGGCCGGTCGAGCCCGTCCGGGTCGGCGACCTCCCTGGCGAACACGGTGATGCGCTCGCCTTCGGGATGGGCGTGGTCCAGCGGGACCAGGAACTCGTGTTCGGTCAGTACCAGTCCGGGAACGCGCACGGTGAGAGCCATGGCACCGATCTTGCTCACTCGACGTCCTGCTCGCACGGGCCAGAGGGCCGTGGGTAGCTGCGGGTACCGTCAAAAATTCAAGGATCTTCCCCCCATCGGGCGATCTTGGGTGCGAGGATGGGCTGGTGAGGGTTTCGGTCAAGGCTGATTACGCGATTCGCGTGATGGCGCAGCTGGCGGCCGGACCGAGCGACGGCCCGGTGACGGCGGCCTCGCTGGCCAAGGATCAGGACCTCCCGCTGAAGTTCCTGCACAGCGTTCTGCGCGAGCTCAAGGGCGCCCGGCTGGTGCGCAGCACCAGGGGGCCGGAGGGCGGCTTCGAGCTGTGGCGCCCTGCCGGCGAGATTTCCGTGGCCGACGTGCTCCGCGCGATCGACGGGCCGCTGGTCAACGTGCACGACATCGGGCTTTCCGAGCTTTCCTACTCCGGTGCGGCGGAGTCACTGCTCGACGTCTGGATGGCGACCAGGAGCAGCCTGCGCAACGTGCTGGAAGCGGTGACCATGGCCGACTTGGCGGCCGGTGACCTGCCCGGCAGCGTGCTCGGGCTCGCCGAGCAGTACCGCTCCGACGAGCGTCAGCGGCGGCTGCGCCGCGAACCCGGCTGACCGGCTCCTCACCGGGGCCCGGTGTAGCCGATGGCGGTGAGCACGTGGTCCACGACGGACACCCCGTAGCCGGGCGGGAACTTCCGATGGGTGATCAGCCGCCGGTAGAACGCGGGCGCCGCCAGCAGGTCGATGGCCAGTTCCAGGTCGGTTCCGTCGGGCAGCTCGCCGCGGTCCCTGGCCCTGGTGAGCACGATGCGCAGCGGCTCCCGGCGGGTCTCGGAGAACTCGGCGTGCAGCCTGGTGAGGGTGGCCTCGCGCTCGGCGGCGTCGATGAAGGCGGCGAGCAGGCCGGCGAAGGACGGCCGGGCGAGCAGCCCTTCGATCGCCGTCGACAGTTCGATGAGGTCGGCGCGCAGCTCTCCGGTGTCCGGCGGTGCGGCCGGCTGCGGCACCAGGCCGACCGCCGCGACCAGCAGGTCCGCCCTGGATGACCAGTGCCGGTAGATGGTGGCCTTGCTGGCACGGGCACGGTCGGCGACCGCCTCCATGGTGAACCCGGAGAAGCCGTGGTCGACCAGTACGCCGAGGGCCGCCCGCAGCACCCGTTCACGGGCGCGGGCTCCCCGCGGGACCGGGGTGCGTGCCGTTTCCCCCGACTCCGGCTCAGGGGTTGTCGAGTCGCTCATCGAAACGGTACCGTACCGATAGAGGCCAGGATCGGCTAGTGCGCCCCCGCCGGCCAGGGGGTGCGGCCACGCGAACGAGCCCGGCCGGTAGACCGTCCACAGTGGTTCGACCGGTCTGCCCGGCTCGGCGGGTCCAGGTGTTTCCCTGGCCCTGGGGGTGGAGTGCTGGGCGGTCCTGGGGGCCGCCCAGCACTCGTCTCAATTGCGGTAGTCGGTGACCTTTCCGGTGATGGAGTTGTACTCGATCCGCCCGCCTTGGAAGAGCTGCCGCCTGCCGATGGGGATGGCGGCCTCATCGCTGATCGGATACCCCAGATACGACTTCTCGGCGCCAAGCGAGATCCATTTGGCCTTGATGCCGCCGTAGACCGCGTGTGCTCCGCTGGCGGCGCTCCAGTAGATGGAGCCGCCATGGGCGAAGTTGTTGTACCGGCCGTTGCGGTCCGCGGTGGCGAACTGGTCGGTGATCGGCGGGCCGAAAGCGGGCGAACGGTGACCGCCGTAAGCCAGATAGACGGCCAGGATGCTGTCTTGGACCACATGGGTGTCGTAGGCGGGCCCCCAGTAGATGCGGCCGCGTTCGAACTCGCGATAACGAATGTCGCCATCGGCGACCTCGCCGGCGGTGGGGCTGCCAAGCTGCGTTTTGAGGGTGTCTTCGTTGTTCCAGCGCAGCATCACCGCGGACGCCGCGTTGGGGTTCGGCCAATCGACGTGCCAGGAGGCGTCCTGGAGAAAGGTCGTGGGGTTGTCGAACGGGTGTGCGCTGCTGCTGTCGGCGGCCCACAGTTTCCCGTCGAAGTGGCGCAGCACGCGGGCCCGGTTGCTGAATAACTCGAAGGTGCTGCCGAAGCCGACCAGCCCGCCGCGTGCGCACCAGGTGGCGTCCCTGGCGAAGGCCTGGCTGTCGTCGTTGGCCGCCACCTTCACCTGGAAGTTCTGGTGGCGCAGGTAGAACCCCGGGCGGGTGGCCGACTCGAGCGAATAGCAGCCCGGATCCGCGAGGCCGGTGGCGATGGTCCAGGTCAGCTGGCCGTCCGCGCCGGGCTTACCGCCCACCGGGTCGCGCGCGGTGACCACCCCAAGGCCTTGGACGTCGTCGATGTAGGAACTACGGACGGCTCCGCTGTGCGACTTCAGCGACTGCGTCATCGCGAGCGCGGCACCGATCCGCAGGAAGTAGTCGACGTCCTTGTCGGTGCCGGCGAGCGCGCGCACGGCAGCGGCGGCCAGCGCCGGATGCACGGTGCTGTTCTCGGCCTTGGCCTGGATCACGGTCGCCCGGCGCCGGTTCTCCGCCGCGAACTTCTGATAGGCGATGTCGGCGTCGCGTTTCTTGGCCTCGTAGATCCCGACGTCGATGAAGCGCTTCCAGACGGCCGGATCCGGGCTGCGCAATGCATCGATCGCGGCCGCGTTCACCTCGGTGTCGGGCTGGGACCGGTTCCAGATCTCGCGGATGAAGTTGTCGTCGGACAAGATGAGCATGTTCTCGGTCGCGATGATGCCCAGCAACGCCGCGGCGTTGTGCTTCGCGTCGCGCGCCGCCAGCCTCGCTTTTTCTGCCTCGGTGGCATCCTCCAAGGCGTCTCTCGCGGCTTGTTTGTCACGTTCGAGTGCCTGGCGGAGCCCGGTGGCGAGAAACTCTTTCTGCACGTCCTCGGAGCCGTCGAACGCGGCCAGCGCCGCGGCTTCGACCTGGGGGATCTTGGGTGTGGTTGCCACGGCACGTTGCCACAGCTTGTAGATGAAGTCCCGGTAGTTCAGGACGAGCATGTTCTCGTCCACCGTGAGCTCCAGCAGAGCCGCTGCGCCCTGCTTGAGCTCACGGGCCATCCTGGCAACCGGCGCATCCCGGACGAGCTGGGCGACGTCGCGATCGTGGGCTTCCTTCATCCCGGTCTTGATGTACTGGGTGCACTCGAAGTCCGAGCCCGCGAACGCCAGTTCCGCCGCGGCCCGCAACTCCTTCGCATCCTGCGGTGCGCGTCGCCACATGGCGATCACGAAGTCCTTGTCGCCCAGCACGAGCAACTCAGGTCCTGCTGTGATCCCCAGAATCGCCGCCGCCGCGCCCTTCTCGAACGCCGTCGCCCCCGGCGCCGTAGGTGCGGCCTGCTGCGTGGCCGTGCTATCTGCGGCGGCCGGTGCCGCGGCGGCCGCTGCTATGGGCAGCGGGGCGAGCAACGAGGCCAGCACTGTGGCCGCGGTCGTGACGACCGCGCCCCTCGACAGCTTAAAATGAAGCGTATTTGCCCTATTCAAATGTCTTCGCGTTTTCCGCAATATATCCCTGCTTTCGGTCAATATTAAAAATACTTGATGAGTATTCGTCAAGTGGAGTGGTGTTGCCTTGTCCATCCGTCGCGCCATTCGCAAAATGGCGACAAGTTGGAAACATTAGGCTGGACCAGGTCAAGCGATACTGCGAAGTCGACTGCCAGGGTCTCAAAGATGAGCTCAACCTCCGCGTAGGACGCTTGCTCCACGGGTGGTTCTGGGATCCATGAAGTCCTCGAGTGGCATTCGATGACCACCATGTCTCCGTGTGGCAGAAACTTCAAAGTACACTCGACGCCTGGTGGGTACAGATCCAACTCCCCGGCTTCCCTTGCGTGCAGGAAGTTGAGCAGGTCGGGCAGCTGCTCAATTATTGCTGACATGTCGTATCCAATATCCAGATGCCAGTCGCCTTTACCGAAGCCGCCAAATTTGAATTCGCCATCGGTCTCTGCAAGTAGGCTGCAGGCGTAAATTGCCAAGGTTTCGTAGTCGCTGAAATCCTCGGTCGAATATGGCTCCTTGTCAGTGCGGAACTTCTTTGTTGGACGTTTCAGTGTGCAGCTGAATGTCATTTCCTCGGGCTTCCTGTCGTCCGCTAGGAGATGACTACAGGATACGCAGTCTTGTACAGGCCATTTCGGGCCGGCACCAGTGTTGCGTGTGTGGCAGGGAT includes:
- a CDS encoding TetR/AcrR family transcriptional regulator — encoded protein: MSDSTTPEPESGETARTPVPRGARARERVLRAALGVLVDHGFSGFTMEAVADRARASKATIYRHWSSRADLLVAAVGLVPQPAAPPDTGELRADLIELSTAIEGLLARPSFAGLLAAFIDAAEREATLTRLHAEFSETRREPLRIVLTRARDRGELPDGTDLELAIDLLAAPAFYRRLITHRKFPPGYGVSVVDHVLTAIGYTGPR
- a CDS encoding alpha/beta fold hydrolase, which translates into the protein MALTVRVPGLVLTEHEFLVPLDHAHPEGERITVFAREVADPDGLDRPFLVFLQGGPGHESPRPSRVSASPPWLDRALRDYRVLLLDQRGTGRSTPVGALPGMSPAEQARYLTFFRADAIVRDAEWIRAELGADPWSVLGQSFGGFCALHYLSAAPQGLREAFFTGGLPPVGRHPDEVYQATYATMLERNHRYYRRYPGDHARVLDLHERLAAGTVRLPGGEQLSGRRFRQLGNVLGMSDGAERLHYLLERDWSAPAFAHDVAAALPFSGRNPLYAVVHESSYADGGATRWSAERTLPAEFAGDATLFTGEHVYPWMFTDYPELAPLGPAAELLAEHEWPRLYDPARLRDCSVPCAAAIYTEDAYVDRVFSEETARLIPSMRTWVTNEYQHDGLRMDGGRILDRLIALARDRA
- a CDS encoding RrF2 family transcriptional regulator, whose product is MRVSVKADYAIRVMAQLAAGPSDGPVTAASLAKDQDLPLKFLHSVLRELKGARLVRSTRGPEGGFELWRPAGEISVADVLRAIDGPLVNVHDIGLSELSYSGAAESLLDVWMATRSSLRNVLEAVTMADLAAGDLPGSVLGLAEQYRSDERQRRLRREPG
- a CDS encoding AbfB domain-containing protein — protein: MLASLLAPLPIAAAAAAPAAADSTATQQAAPTAPGATAFEKGAAAAILGITAGPELLVLGDKDFVIAMWRRAPQDAKELRAAAELAFAGSDFECTQYIKTGMKEAHDRDVAQLVRDAPVARMARELKQGAAALLELTVDENMLVLNYRDFIYKLWQRAVATTPKIPQVEAAALAAFDGSEDVQKEFLATGLRQALERDKQAARDALEDATEAEKARLAARDAKHNAAALLGIIATENMLILSDDNFIREIWNRSQPDTEVNAAAIDALRSPDPAVWKRFIDVGIYEAKKRDADIAYQKFAAENRRRATVIQAKAENSTVHPALAAAAVRALAGTDKDVDYFLRIGAALAMTQSLKSHSGAVRSSYIDDVQGLGVVTARDPVGGKPGADGQLTWTIATGLADPGCYSLESATRPGFYLRHQNFQVKVAANDDSQAFARDATWCARGGLVGFGSTFELFSNRARVLRHFDGKLWAADSSSAHPFDNPTTFLQDASWHVDWPNPNAASAVMLRWNNEDTLKTQLGSPTAGEVADGDIRYREFERGRIYWGPAYDTHVVQDSILAVYLAYGGHRSPAFGPPITDQFATADRNGRYNNFAHGGSIYWSAASGAHAVYGGIKAKWISLGAEKSYLGYPISDEAAIPIGRRQLFQGGRIEYNSITGKVTDYRN